The Desulfovibrio sp. UIB00 genome has a window encoding:
- a CDS encoding MIP/aquaporin family protein: protein MTNLLGEFFGTMILITFGAGVVACVLLKDSKGNGGGWIVITAGWAFGVMLGVFTSVALGAPQADLNPAVTLAKTMLGVYGASQAFATMLAQIAGGFTGAAIVWLAYLPHWAPTEDPGLKLAVFSTAPAIRSYGQNFLCEVIGTFMLLFGIFAIFHTNNGTLPSGYGPYMVGILVWALGLSLGGPTGYAINPARDLGPRIAHAVLPIAGKGSSDWAYAWIPVCAPMVGAVLAYVVGKAIGLL from the coding sequence ATGACCAACCTTCTTGGTGAATTTTTTGGAACGATGATACTGATTACCTTTGGTGCTGGCGTTGTTGCCTGCGTTCTGCTTAAAGACTCCAAGGGCAACGGCGGCGGCTGGATTGTTATCACGGCGGGCTGGGCTTTTGGCGTCATGCTCGGCGTATTTACCTCGGTGGCGCTTGGCGCGCCTCAGGCTGACCTCAACCCCGCAGTGACCCTGGCTAAAACCATGCTTGGCGTTTACGGCGCAAGCCAGGCGTTCGCAACCATGCTGGCGCAGATTGCTGGCGGTTTCACTGGCGCGGCCATTGTCTGGCTTGCCTACCTGCCCCACTGGGCTCCCACTGAAGACCCCGGCCTCAAACTGGCTGTCTTCAGCACCGCGCCTGCCATCCGCAGCTACGGACAGAACTTTTTGTGCGAAGTTATCGGTACCTTCATGCTGCTTTTTGGCATCTTCGCCATTTTCCACACCAACAATGGTACCCTGCCTTCTGGTTACGGCCCCTACATGGTGGGCATCCTTGTGTGGGCTCTGGGCCTTAGCCTTGGCGGCCCCACCGGTTACGCCATCAACCCCGCCCGTGACCTTGGCCCCCGCATTGCGCATGCTGTGCTGCCCATTGCCGGCAAGGGCTCTTCTGACTGGGCCTATGCCTGGATTCCGGTGTGCGCTCCCATGGTCGGCGCTGTGCTTGCCTATGTTGTGGGCAAGGCCATAGGCCTGCTTTAG
- a CDS encoding methyl-accepting chemotaxis protein → MQLKVATRLWLGFGSIFFLILLSALIMRHNLSQADLLADTTADESMPLAMLAADMKLQTVQVQQFLSDVSATHSPDGYKEAQEAADTFHEHAQKFKNKFALENNKKSQEKLAALVTSFDAMYALGRKMADTYINQGIEAGNELMEDFDNATEALTTALEPFIEEQTGVASHNLGTLKNELATSLMLQWVLTGISIITGSLGAFFTIRSFMAQLGAEPADVADVARKIAHGDLEVDMSLHGSRKNCGLFAAMREMRDKLSESFTQASTRQAEAELQAEAARKATAEAQQSKLMAERAKAEGMLQAAQQLEEVVGVISGAAEQLSTQITQSSRGADEQSNRVHETATAMEEMNATVLEVAKNAQLAAGVSDNAQKQTIEGVQIVTTAVENIKSIHAKSLAIKQDMGALGKQAEAIGQIMNVIADIADQTNLLALNAAIEAARAGDAGRGFAVVADEVRKLAEKTMTATREVGDAITGIQQGTRKNIDNVEDVGAAIEEATTLSARSGDALRQILEYVEHVNDQIQAIAAASEQQSATSEEINRSVEQVATISAETAQAMDHASKAVDALSRQTAALQGLIRDMKTHG, encoded by the coding sequence ATGCAGTTGAAAGTAGCGACTCGGCTTTGGCTGGGCTTTGGTTCCATTTTTTTTCTGATACTGCTCAGCGCCTTGATTATGCGCCACAACCTGAGCCAGGCCGACCTTCTTGCCGATACAACGGCTGATGAAAGCATGCCCTTGGCCATGCTGGCAGCGGATATGAAGCTGCAAACAGTGCAGGTGCAGCAATTTCTGTCTGACGTTTCCGCAACGCACAGCCCAGATGGCTATAAAGAGGCGCAGGAAGCCGCAGATACCTTTCATGAGCATGCGCAGAAATTCAAAAACAAATTCGCTCTTGAGAACAACAAAAAATCGCAGGAAAAACTTGCCGCACTGGTCACGTCATTTGACGCCATGTACGCGCTGGGCCGCAAGATGGCCGATACTTACATCAACCAGGGCATAGAGGCCGGCAACGAACTCATGGAAGATTTCGACAATGCCACAGAAGCCCTCACAACCGCTTTGGAACCATTTATTGAAGAACAGACCGGCGTGGCAAGCCACAACTTGGGCACGTTAAAGAACGAGCTTGCCACAAGCCTGATGCTGCAATGGGTTCTGACCGGAATTTCAATTATCACGGGCTCGCTTGGGGCATTTTTTACAATCCGGTCATTCATGGCGCAGCTTGGTGCGGAACCTGCCGATGTCGCAGACGTGGCGCGCAAAATCGCCCACGGCGACCTCGAAGTGGATATGAGCCTGCACGGCAGCCGTAAAAACTGCGGTCTGTTTGCCGCCATGCGCGAAATGCGCGACAAGCTCAGCGAAAGTTTCACCCAGGCCTCAACGCGGCAGGCAGAGGCAGAACTGCAAGCCGAAGCCGCCCGCAAGGCAACTGCTGAAGCCCAGCAATCAAAGCTGATGGCTGAAAGAGCCAAGGCAGAAGGCATGTTGCAGGCAGCTCAACAACTTGAAGAAGTGGTTGGAGTAATCTCTGGCGCTGCGGAGCAGCTTTCTACGCAGATAACTCAATCCAGCCGTGGAGCGGACGAACAGTCAAACCGCGTGCACGAAACAGCCACCGCCATGGAAGAAATGAATGCGACAGTGCTTGAAGTCGCCAAAAATGCCCAACTCGCAGCAGGTGTTTCTGACAACGCCCAAAAACAGACCATTGAGGGCGTACAGATTGTCACCACTGCGGTTGAGAACATTAAGTCCATTCATGCAAAATCATTAGCAATCAAGCAGGATATGGGAGCATTGGGCAAACAGGCCGAAGCCATCGGGCAAATCATGAACGTTATTGCGGATATTGCCGACCAGACAAACCTTCTTGCGCTCAACGCTGCCATTGAAGCTGCCCGGGCTGGCGATGCGGGCCGTGGTTTTGCCGTGGTTGCTGATGAAGTGCGCAAACTTGCAGAGAAAACCATGACAGCCACCCGTGAAGTTGGCGACGCCATCACCGGTATTCAGCAAGGCACAAGAAAAAATATTGATAATGTGGAAGACGTGGGCGCAGCTATTGAAGAAGCAACCACGCTCTCTGCCCGCTCTGGCGATGCACTACGGCAAATACTTGAGTATGTAGAGCATGTTAACGATCAAATCCAGGCAATTGCCGCTGCGAGTGAGCAGCAATCGGCAACCAGCGAAGAAATCAACAGATCAGTCGAGCAAGTCGCAACCATTTCTGCCGAAACTGCGCAGGCTATGGATCACGCAAGCAAGGCAGTGGATGCCCTCTCCCGGCAAACGGCTGCACTGCAAGGGCTAATACGCGACATGAAAACTCACGGGTGA
- a CDS encoding DUF5989 family protein translates to MDFLKDLLQFFMQRKKFWLLPLVLVLLLFGVLVVMTSGSAIAPFIYSVF, encoded by the coding sequence ATGGATTTTCTTAAAGACCTGCTGCAATTTTTTATGCAGCGCAAAAAATTCTGGCTGCTTCCCCTTGTGCTCGTTCTGCTGCTGTTTGGCGTGCTTGTGGTGATGACCAGCGGCTCGGCCATAGCGCCCTTTATTTACTCTGTTTTTTAA
- a CDS encoding SGNH/GDSL hydrolase family protein: MLKRFLIFLFMLVAMLEVASYFYIKYINTNIQMPSYSLVNVNSKFWTFSDEHFGVWHHPSSTYFHKKPCFTAQYASNAFGMRDKERTKDADQPRVVILGDSFIEGWGNSSEARLSNLLEASTDKEVLNFGTSGGFGTIQEWLQYKHLVKQFKHDVVLLGILPRNDFEDNSLDFYYTQDTDDYRPYLVGDYPDYKLFYPVKKLPQPTKVQALAKSFKLTLLEWSCLYRVAIYLNDFKIENMKLVPRWTPENIGDPSGGSMYYSVPENEWNIMRYSIEQLVAEAGNRKVILFTIPAYQDFEHYDGKEPPLARKLRELAGRTGATYVDLMPAMLARGVKYPDLYFSCDKHWNAFGNAVAADILEPYVRAVLQSSPAARGN, encoded by the coding sequence ATGCTAAAAAGATTCCTGATTTTTCTGTTTATGCTGGTAGCCATGCTTGAGGTGGCATCCTATTTTTACATCAAGTATATAAACACAAATATTCAGATGCCGTCTTACAGTCTGGTGAACGTTAACAGCAAGTTCTGGACGTTCAGCGACGAGCATTTTGGCGTATGGCACCACCCTTCTTCCACATATTTTCACAAAAAGCCCTGCTTTACGGCCCAGTATGCTTCTAACGCCTTTGGCATGCGCGACAAGGAGCGCACCAAGGATGCAGACCAGCCGCGCGTGGTTATACTGGGCGATTCTTTTATTGAAGGATGGGGCAACAGCTCGGAAGCTAGGCTCTCCAACCTGCTTGAGGCGTCGACCGACAAGGAAGTGCTCAATTTTGGCACTTCCGGCGGTTTTGGTACCATTCAGGAATGGCTGCAATACAAGCATCTGGTTAAACAGTTCAAGCATGATGTTGTTCTGCTGGGCATTCTGCCCCGCAATGATTTTGAAGATAACAGCCTGGATTTCTACTACACTCAGGACACGGACGATTACCGCCCATATCTGGTTGGCGATTATCCTGACTACAAGCTGTTTTACCCGGTTAAAAAACTGCCCCAGCCGACTAAGGTTCAGGCCTTGGCCAAAAGCTTTAAGCTCACCCTGCTGGAATGGAGCTGCCTGTACCGGGTTGCTATTTATCTGAATGATTTCAAAATCGAAAACATGAAGCTTGTCCCCCGCTGGACACCTGAAAATATAGGTGATCCTTCGGGCGGATCCATGTACTATTCCGTGCCCGAGAACGAATGGAACATCATGCGCTATTCCATTGAACAGCTTGTGGCCGAAGCGGGAAACCGCAAGGTTATTCTGTTCACCATCCCTGCCTATCAGGATTTTGAGCACTATGACGGCAAGGAACCGCCCCTTGCCCGCAAGCTGCGCGAACTGGCCGGGCGCACCGGCGCGACCTATGTGGACTTGATGCCTGCCATGCTTGCACGCGGCGTCAAATACCCCGACCTGTATTTCAGTTGCGACAAGCACTGGAACGCCTTTGGCAACGCTGTTGCCGCAGACATTCTTGAGCCATACGTGCGCGCCGTCCTGCAATCATCCCCTGCTGCAAGAGGAAACTGA
- a CDS encoding HD domain-containing phosphohydrolase → MLCHSRLNLAESATRHEKLVPCSAAVTEIIHQLAESLGKAIDAKDTYTLAHSEEVAIISQSLALAMGLGHQVADIIHVAGHLHDLGKIGVPDDILAKTSALTPKEWLAIRKHPDMGADILAPIACLRDCGIVDMVRAHHERFDGNGYPQGLKSGHIPLGARIITVADSLSAMLQSRPYRQAKSFDEACREIIKGTGSQFDPDVVKAFMSIRDRLRDLVAMLRVE, encoded by the coding sequence ATGTTGTGTCATTCCCGCCTTAACCTTGCCGAAAGCGCCACCCGCCACGAGAAACTCGTTCCTTGCAGCGCTGCTGTGACAGAAATCATCCACCAACTTGCGGAATCACTCGGCAAAGCCATAGATGCCAAAGATACCTATACCCTCGCCCATTCAGAAGAAGTTGCCATCATCTCGCAGTCTTTGGCCCTTGCAATGGGGCTGGGACACCAGGTTGCCGACATAATCCATGTGGCTGGTCACCTGCATGACCTTGGAAAAATTGGCGTTCCTGACGACATTCTGGCCAAAACATCCGCTCTTACTCCCAAGGAATGGCTGGCGATCCGCAAGCATCCAGACATGGGGGCCGACATTCTTGCTCCCATAGCCTGCCTGCGGGATTGCGGCATTGTGGATATGGTACGCGCCCACCACGAACGCTTTGACGGCAACGGATACCCGCAGGGACTTAAAAGCGGGCACATTCCGCTGGGCGCACGCATCATCACCGTGGCAGATAGTCTTTCAGCCATGCTGCAATCACGCCCATACCGCCAGGCCAAGAGCTTCGACGAGGCCTGCCGAGAAATCATCAAAGGCACTGGCAGCCAGTTTGACCCGGATGTGGTCAAAGCCTTTATGAGCATCAGGGACAGACTGCGTGACCTTGTTGCCATGCTGCGTGTGGAGTGA
- a CDS encoding peptide chain release factor 3, with protein MQTNISSAMSREALRRRTFGIISHPDAGKTTLTEKLLLFGGAIQMAGAVKAKKAQRHATSDWMEVERERGISVSSSVMKFTYADHIINLLDTPGHQDFSEDTYRVLTAVDSALMVIDSVKGVETQTRKLMEVCRMRDTPILTFINKLDREGRDAFDLLSDIEQTLGIQAAPMTWPIGMGKSFQGVYDIERQAIRFFAEDGKKTSRPKEALVINGLNDPQLVELIGEDAAEQLRTEIDLLEGAGFPFDKELYLKGKQTPVFFGSAVNNFGVQELLDTLVRLAPGPIPRVAECATGERVVNPLEEDFSGVVFKIQANMDPAHRDRIAFMRICSGRFERGMKVKHHRIGKEVQLSRAITFMAQDREGVEDAWPGDIIGLHNHGTLKIGDTLTTSEVLKFTGIPNFSPEHFRRVQLADPLRSKQLAKGLKQLAEEGAIQVFRPITDSSHILGAVGVLQFDVIIARLKAEYGVIAVYEPCPISAARWITSNDRAALESFKSDQQSNLAYDGDDCLAILSSSEWRLSRVIEEWPQITFHTTREIR; from the coding sequence ATGCAAACAAACATATCATCGGCCATGAGTCGCGAAGCGCTCAGACGCCGCACTTTTGGCATTATTTCCCACCCTGACGCAGGCAAGACAACCCTCACGGAAAAGCTGCTGCTGTTTGGTGGAGCCATCCAGATGGCGGGCGCGGTTAAAGCCAAGAAGGCCCAGCGCCATGCCACTTCTGACTGGATGGAAGTTGAACGCGAGCGCGGTATTTCCGTTTCATCCTCGGTGATGAAGTTCACCTACGCCGACCATATCATAAATCTGCTTGATACGCCTGGTCACCAGGACTTTTCAGAAGACACCTACCGCGTGCTCACGGCTGTGGACTCCGCCCTCATGGTCATTGACTCGGTCAAGGGCGTTGAAACGCAGACCCGCAAGCTCATGGAAGTGTGCCGCATGCGCGACACGCCCATTTTGACCTTTATCAACAAGCTTGACCGCGAAGGCCGCGATGCCTTTGACCTCTTGAGCGATATTGAGCAGACCCTGGGCATTCAGGCCGCGCCCATGACCTGGCCCATTGGCATGGGCAAGAGCTTTCAGGGCGTGTATGACATCGAGCGGCAGGCTATCCGCTTTTTTGCGGAGGACGGAAAAAAGACCTCCCGCCCCAAGGAAGCTCTGGTCATCAACGGACTGAACGATCCGCAACTCGTCGAACTGATTGGTGAAGACGCCGCCGAGCAGCTGCGCACCGAGATTGACCTGCTGGAAGGCGCGGGCTTTCCTTTTGACAAGGAACTGTACCTCAAGGGCAAGCAGACCCCGGTGTTTTTTGGCAGTGCGGTCAACAATTTCGGCGTTCAGGAACTGCTCGACACTCTTGTGCGTCTTGCCCCCGGCCCCATCCCCCGCGTGGCGGAATGCGCCACGGGCGAACGCGTGGTCAATCCGCTTGAAGAAGATTTTTCTGGCGTTGTTTTCAAGATTCAGGCAAACATGGACCCCGCCCACCGTGACAGAATTGCCTTTATGCGCATATGTTCCGGCAGGTTTGAGCGCGGCATGAAGGTCAAGCACCACCGCATCGGCAAAGAGGTGCAGCTTTCGCGGGCAATCACCTTTATGGCGCAAGACCGTGAAGGCGTTGAAGATGCCTGGCCCGGCGACATTATCGGTTTGCATAACCACGGTACCCTGAAAATCGGCGACACGCTCACAACTTCAGAGGTGCTCAAGTTTACGGGTATTCCCAACTTCTCGCCCGAGCATTTTCGCCGCGTGCAGCTGGCAGACCCCCTGCGCTCCAAGCAGCTTGCCAAAGGCCTGAAACAGCTTGCGGAAGAAGGGGCCATCCAGGTTTTTCGCCCGATCACAGACAGCTCGCACATTCTTGGCGCAGTGGGTGTGCTGCAGTTTGACGTTATCATTGCCCGGCTCAAGGCCGAATACGGCGTTATTGCCGTGTACGAGCCCTGCCCCATTTCTGCCGCGCGCTGGATAACCTCCAATGACAGGGCGGCGCTGGAGTCCTTTAAATCCGACCAGCAGTCAAACCTCGCCTACGACGGCGACGACTGCCTTGCCATCCTTTCCAGCAGCGAATGGCGGCTCTCAAGGGTTATTGAAGAATGGCCGCAGATAACCTTTCACACCACACGTGAAATCAGATAG
- the glpK gene encoding glycerol kinase GlpK codes for MAHKYILSLDQGTTSSRAILFDRDANIVQVAQREFTQIFPQPGWVEHNPNEIFDTQSHVAKECLKHANVQSNELAAVGITNQRETTVVWDKATGAPVYNAIVWQDRRTAGFCDQLRAAGKAEVIRAKTGLVLDAYFSGTKVRWILDNVPGARAKAEAGELLFGTIDTWLIWNFSKRGAHVTDPSNASRTLLFNIHTGQWDDELLEIIGVPRAMLPEVAPSSSVMAQTHPEFFGQAVPIAGVAGDQQAATYGNACMTEGMAKNTYGTGCFLLLNTGTKARESKNNMLTTVAWETPKGRYYALEGSVFVGGAVVQWLRDGLGFIRDSSEMESLAITVPDNGGVYLVPAFVGMGAPYWDQYARGTMVGITRGTNRGHIARAAIESIALQTLDIMEAMQKDAGVPLTTLRVDGGASRNNMLMQCQANLTGVVVERPMVTETTALGAAYLAGLAVGFWESEEQLCAQWKLDRRFEPNMPEDRRQELLHQWHRAVERARSWIEE; via the coding sequence ATGGCTCATAAATACATTCTGTCTCTTGATCAGGGCACAACCAGCTCACGCGCTATTCTTTTTGACCGCGACGCCAACATTGTTCAGGTTGCGCAGCGGGAATTCACCCAAATATTCCCCCAGCCCGGCTGGGTTGAACATAACCCCAATGAAATCTTTGACACGCAGTCGCATGTTGCCAAGGAATGCCTGAAACACGCCAACGTGCAGAGCAACGAACTGGCCGCCGTTGGCATCACCAACCAGCGCGAAACCACGGTTGTGTGGGACAAGGCCACTGGCGCCCCCGTATACAATGCCATTGTGTGGCAAGACCGACGTACGGCAGGTTTTTGCGACCAGCTGCGCGCTGCGGGCAAGGCTGAGGTCATTCGTGCGAAAACCGGCCTTGTGCTTGATGCCTATTTTTCCGGCACCAAGGTACGCTGGATACTCGACAACGTGCCCGGTGCGCGCGCCAAGGCCGAAGCAGGTGAACTGCTTTTCGGCACCATTGATACATGGCTTATCTGGAACTTCAGCAAGCGCGGCGCGCATGTGACCGACCCTTCCAATGCCAGCCGCACCCTGCTCTTCAACATCCACACCGGCCAGTGGGATGACGAACTGCTTGAAATCATCGGCGTGCCGCGCGCCATGCTGCCTGAAGTGGCACCTTCCTCCAGCGTTATGGCTCAGACCCACCCCGAATTTTTCGGTCAGGCTGTGCCCATTGCGGGCGTGGCTGGCGACCAGCAGGCCGCTACCTACGGCAATGCCTGCATGACCGAAGGCATGGCCAAAAACACCTATGGCACTGGCTGCTTCCTGCTGCTCAACACGGGCACCAAGGCCCGCGAAAGCAAAAACAACATGCTGACCACCGTGGCATGGGAAACGCCCAAGGGCCGTTATTACGCCCTTGAAGGCAGCGTTTTTGTGGGCGGCGCAGTGGTGCAGTGGTTGCGCGATGGTCTTGGCTTTATCCGCGATTCTTCCGAAATGGAAAGCCTTGCCATCACCGTGCCGGACAACGGCGGCGTGTACCTTGTGCCAGCCTTTGTGGGCATGGGCGCTCCCTACTGGGATCAGTACGCCCGAGGCACCATGGTGGGCATCACGCGCGGCACCAATCGCGGACACATTGCCAGGGCGGCGATAGAATCCATTGCCCTGCAAACCCTCGACATCATGGAGGCCATGCAGAAAGACGCTGGCGTTCCCCTGACCACCCTGCGCGTGGACGGCGGCGCAAGCCGTAACAACATGCTCATGCAGTGCCAGGCCAACCTCACCGGCGTTGTTGTTGAGCGTCCCATGGTTACGGAAACAACCGCGCTTGGCGCGGCCTACCTTGCCGGTCTGGCTGTAGGCTTCTGGGAAAGCGAAGAACAGCTCTGCGCCCAGTGGAAACTTGACCGCCGCTTTGAACCCAACATGCCAGAAGACCGTCGGCAGGAACTGCTGCACCAGTGGCACCGCGCTGTGGAGCGGGCCAGAAGCTGGATTGAAGAATAA
- a CDS encoding methyl-accepting chemotaxis protein, which produces MLGSDIDKDLKQIDTAIAAVKKHFATLSSLKLPANSRALTDKAHEAAIAFMNNGQSLVAPLKDIPADQRYLTYKTYEKEATPYAVAFREHFEKFDANITALAETAMAEMNEDIASRRTLMWIEFIFAICLVYCAGYFLTNRDLRAMRQCVSFASTLGTQQSDERLAAGSFASLSTLALALNSTADNLANYRKASSTAQAEAEHDREEARKALVEAQKAQALAENAKSEGMLHAASQLEHVVEIVSSASQDLAVKIDQSRSGADDQSGRVRETATAMEQMNATVREVAQNAQQAAGIADQTRQQALEGAQIVNDAVKGIESVHTQSLAIRQDMDVLGKQAESIGQVMSVIADIADQTNLLALNAAIEAARAGDAGRGFAVVADEVRKLAEKTMSATQEVGRAIGDIQAGTRKNIVNVEQSASAIEEATKLSIRSGDSLKQILELVHLVNDQVQAIAAASEQQSAASEEINKSVEQVATISAETAQTMENAAHAVDGLAQQAQVLQGLIRDMKNQG; this is translated from the coding sequence ATGCTTGGCAGCGATATTGACAAAGACCTCAAGCAAATAGACACAGCCATTGCTGCCGTTAAAAAGCACTTTGCCACACTCTCCTCCCTCAAGCTGCCTGCAAACTCCAGAGCCTTGACTGACAAGGCCCATGAGGCGGCAATTGCATTTATGAACAACGGCCAGAGCCTTGTTGCTCCCTTAAAGGATATCCCCGCAGACCAGCGTTACCTCACCTACAAGACCTATGAAAAGGAAGCCACGCCCTATGCCGTGGCTTTTCGCGAACATTTTGAAAAATTTGACGCAAATATTACCGCCCTTGCTGAAACAGCCATGGCTGAAATGAATGAGGACATCGCATCGCGGCGCACCCTGATGTGGATTGAATTTATTTTTGCCATATGTCTGGTGTATTGCGCAGGATATTTCCTGACCAACAGGGATCTGCGCGCCATGCGCCAGTGTGTGTCTTTTGCCTCCACCCTTGGCACCCAGCAGTCAGATGAACGCCTCGCTGCCGGAAGCTTTGCCAGTCTGAGCACTCTGGCTCTGGCGCTGAACAGCACGGCAGACAATCTGGCAAACTACCGCAAGGCTTCTTCTACCGCTCAGGCCGAAGCGGAACATGACCGCGAAGAAGCCAGAAAGGCCCTTGTGGAAGCCCAAAAGGCACAAGCTCTTGCAGAGAACGCCAAAAGCGAAGGGATGCTCCACGCTGCCAGCCAACTGGAACATGTGGTTGAAATTGTCTCCAGCGCTTCGCAGGATCTTGCGGTTAAGATAGACCAATCCCGCAGCGGAGCTGACGATCAGTCTGGCCGCGTGCGCGAAACCGCAACGGCCATGGAGCAAATGAATGCCACCGTGCGCGAAGTTGCCCAAAATGCGCAGCAGGCCGCCGGCATCGCAGACCAGACCCGGCAGCAGGCTCTGGAAGGCGCGCAGATTGTCAACGATGCGGTCAAGGGCATTGAGTCTGTGCACACGCAATCCCTTGCCATCCGGCAGGATATGGACGTACTGGGCAAGCAGGCCGAAAGCATCGGGCAGGTTATGAGCGTTATTGCCGACATTGCAGACCAGACCAACCTGCTTGCGCTCAACGCTGCTATAGAAGCTGCCCGGGCGGGCGATGCCGGGCGCGGCTTTGCCGTTGTTGCTGATGAGGTGCGCAAACTGGCGGAAAAAACCATGTCTGCCACCCAGGAGGTGGGTCGGGCCATTGGCGATATTCAGGCCGGAACGCGAAAAAATATCGTGAATGTGGAACAGAGCGCGAGCGCCATTGAAGAAGCGACCAAACTTTCAATCCGCTCCGGCGATTCGCTCAAACAGATTCTTGAGCTTGTGCACCTTGTCAATGATCAGGTTCAGGCTATTGCAGCGGCAAGCGAGCAGCAATCTGCCGCCAGCGAGGAAATTAATAAGTCTGTTGAGCAGGTTGCAACCATTTCTGCCGAAACGGCTCAAACAATGGAAAATGCCGCGCATGCCGTTGACGGCCTTGCGCAGCAGGCGCAGGTGCTGCAAGGGCTTATCCGCGACATGAAAAATCAAGGCTGA
- a CDS encoding SxtJ family membrane protein, with the protein MQTRKLHFGFLPAAVSNKECADTAMAMTLICLLAVMFTKSLTLLPLALGLLLAGMIWPRMYSPVAKLWLGLSLLLGSVMSRLLLSVIFFVVVTPLALVMRLFGHDPMRRKGWKKSSDSTFVSRDHTFEAKDLEHPF; encoded by the coding sequence ATGCAAACCCGCAAACTACATTTCGGCTTTTTACCTGCTGCCGTGAGCAACAAGGAATGCGCCGATACCGCTATGGCCATGACATTGATATGTCTGTTGGCCGTCATGTTTACCAAGTCGCTCACCCTGCTGCCCCTTGCTCTGGGGCTGCTGCTGGCGGGCATGATCTGGCCCCGCATGTATTCGCCCGTGGCAAAGCTCTGGCTGGGGCTTTCCCTGCTGCTTGGCTCCGTCATGTCGCGTCTGCTGTTGAGCGTCATATTTTTTGTTGTTGTGACCCCGCTGGCGCTTGTCATGCGCCTTTTCGGCCATGACCCCATGCGTCGCAAAGGTTGGAAAAAAAGCTCGGATTCCACCTTTGTCTCGCGCGATCACACCTTTGAAGCAAAAGATCTGGAACATCCTTTTTAG